The Gemmatimonas aurantiaca T-27 DNA segment GTCACCTGCACCGGTCGTTGTGCCGGTGACAGCAGGTGCATGGTGAGTGGCACCCGTCCATCGAACAATGTGGGCGTGGTGGTCCAGCCGAAACACTCCTGCAGCTTCACGGCCAGCACCGGCGCCTCGGTGTCGTGGTAGTCCACGGCAATGCGCGAGCCGCTGGGGACTTCGATGTGGGTCGGTGCAAGGCGATCGAGTGCCGCGCGTTGCGACCAGGGCACCAGCGACGCCAACGCCTCGTGCCAGTCCAGCGATTCGAGCTGAGACCAGTTGCGCACGTTTTCGAGGAAGGGACCAAGCCATTCCTCGAGTGACACCAGCAGCGCGTCGTCGGACACGTCGGGCCACGACACATCCTGACGATGCAGGAACATCAATCGTTCGCGCAGCCGCGTCGCGCCATCCGACCACGGCCACGCATCCACTCCGATGCGCTGGAGGTGTGTGATGAGCGCGGCCCGCACGGTATCGGCCGCCACATCACGCCACGGCTTTTCCTCGAGCACGAGCGCGCCGAGTGTGGTGCGCAGTGTCGCGCGGACCGACCGCGTGGTGTCGTCCCACCAGGCGCGTGGTTCACGCACGTACTGCTCGGAAAAATCGGCCGTGATCTCCTCGAGGGTGATCGGCGCGGCACGCACGATGCGATACTCGGGCGGCTGGCCTTCCAGTTCGGCGATGGCCAGCCAAGGCGCATCGTGCAATCCGTCGCGTTTCTCCAGGATCGCACCACTGCCGTTGCGCATCAGATAGCGCGGCTCCGGACCACTGCGTCGCTGCGCCACCCGATCGGGAAATGCCAAGGCCAGCAGCGCACCGATATCGTCGTCCGACCACGGCGCCTTGGCGTCGACGGCACCAAAGTCTCCGCGCCGGAGCAGGTCCTGCATGCTCTGCCGCGCACGACGCGTCGCATCTCGATCGACACTGGCTCCGAACAGCCCGGCCGATGTGCCCCCGTCGCCATCACGACGGAGCAACTCGGTGCGCAATCGCAGGTCGGCCGGTGGCCGTCCGCCGTCGGCACGCAGCACATCGCGTTCCTCCAGCAGCGCCGCGATAGCCGCACCGGCCATTGTTTCACCACGCGTGGCCGCCATGAGCAGCAGATGCGCGAGGCGTGGTGCGAGTGGCATGGAAGCCATGCGCTTGCCATGCGGCGTGATACGTCCCTGTGCATCGAGGGCCCCCAGTTGTGTCAGCAGCGCGCGTGCCGCCGCAAACGGCGCGGCTTTTGGCGCGTCGAGCCACCGCAACTGCAATGGGTCACCGATGCCGGCATCCGCCAGCTCCAGCGCCAACGACGACAGATCGGCGTCGACAATCTCGGGACGGGTCGCAGCGGGCATCACATGTTCTTCGTGCACGTCCCACAGCCGATAGCAACTGCCAGGAGCGGTGCGCCCGGCACGTCCTCGGCGTTGATCGGCCGACGCGCGACTCACCCGCACCGTGTGCAGTCGCGTCAGTCCTGCGGCGGCATCGAAACGCGGAATGCGCGACAGCCCGACATCGATCACCACCCGCACGCCTTCCACCGTCAGACTGGTTTCGGCGATGCTCGTGCTCAACACGACCTTGCGCCACCCCGAAGGAGCTGGCGCGAGCGCGGCATCCTGCTCGGCCAGCGGCATGCTGCCATGCAGCACGTGCACATGCACTCGCGCGAGATCCTGACCGCCCTGCAGGCGTTCCGCCACCCGCCGTTGCTCACCGGCCCCTGGCAGGAATACCAGCACATCACCCTCGGTGTCCTGCAGCGCTTCCCGAATCACGCGACTGGTCGTGGCCTCCACGCGTTCGTCGGCTCGCGATGCCCGATGGTGTGTGGTGACCGGGAACATGCGACCAGCACTGCGCACCACGGGCGCTGCCCCGCCGGCATCGGCAATGAGCGCCGCGACCGCATCCCCATCGAGCGTGGCCGACATGACGAGCACGCGCAGCTCGGCGCGGAGCTGTTGCTGGGTCTCCAGCACCAGCGCGAGCCCCAAATCAGCGTGCAGCGAGCGCTCATGGAACTCGTCAAAAATCACCGCACCATAGCCATCGAGCGTGGCATCGGCCGACAGCAGACGCGCGAGCACCCCTTCAGTGACCACTTCAATGCGTGTACGAGCCGAGACGCGTGTTTCGCCGCGCACCCGATATCCAACCGTGCCGCCTACGGATTCTCCGCACTGACGGGCCATGTATGTGGCGGCGGCCCGGGCCGCGAGCCGGCGCGGCTCCAGCATGACGATGCGCTGCGTGCCAAGCCACGACGTATCGAGCAAGGCCAGTGGCACTCGTGTGGTCTTGCCGGCACCGGGTGGTGCTTCCAGTACGGCCACGGCACGCTGCTGCAACGCAGCCAGGAGTTCCGGAAGCGCGCTGTCGATAGGCAGGGGCGTGAGCTGGCGCGACACCGTGTTTGTCGGGTGCTCAGTACGAGTGTTCAGTGCGGAAGCACAGCGCCAATTCAGCGCCGACGTCGCGTGGCGCCATCGAGCTGTTGCAGCAACCATTGCTGCGCACGTTCCACCACATCGTCAGCGCCAGTGCGAAATGCTCGCGCCGTCATGCGCGCTTCCACCACCGGCGTGATGCCCACACGCTGCCACTGCGCGCCATCGGCACGACGCAACTCCGCCGCCGGAATGCCGATGCTCAACTGCCCCGGCAGTCCCAGACGTACCGGTTCCACCGGAGAACCTGCCGTGGTGCTGCCTACGAATGTCACGTCGGTCGTGGCTTCGAGCGCCATGGCGAGGCGCTCCATGGTACCCGATGTGCGCTCATCGAGCAGCGCGACCAGGCGACCCGCGTAGTGTCCAGTCGTATCGCCGCGACTCACCCGCGCGCGCATCTCGCGTTCATCCGCACACTGCTGTGTGGCCTCACGCAGCGACGCCACCAGGCACGGTGCGCTCTGATAGCGGTGCAACTCGCGCGCCGTCACGGCGACTGGGCGGGCACGGACTGCCGACAGAATCCGCGCAAACACCGCACTCGTATCGGGCAGCGCTCCACGCAGATCGAGAATCCAGGCGCGCGCATTGCGATGCTGCGCCAGCTCCGGTCCCACCGTCTGCTCGGTGAGCCGGTTCACATCGATGTACACGATGCCCGACGAAAGCGCACGCGACGAAGCCTGCCATGGCCGCTCGATGGTGGCCAGCAGGGGCACATGGCTCTCTCGGCGTGGCACATCGATCTGCCGCTCACGACCCGACATGTCCCGCAC contains these protein-coding regions:
- the hrpB gene encoding ATP-dependent helicase HrpB; this translates as MSRQLTPLPIDSALPELLAALQQRAVAVLEAPPGAGKTTRVPLALLDTSWLGTQRIVMLEPRRLAARAAATYMARQCGESVGGTVGYRVRGETRVSARTRIEVVTEGVLARLLSADATLDGYGAVIFDEFHERSLHADLGLALVLETQQQLRAELRVLVMSATLDGDAVAALIADAGGAAPVVRSAGRMFPVTTHHRASRADERVEATTSRVIREALQDTEGDVLVFLPGAGEQRRVAERLQGGQDLARVHVHVLHGSMPLAEQDAALAPAPSGWRKVVLSTSIAETSLTVEGVRVVIDVGLSRIPRFDAAAGLTRLHTVRVSRASADQRRGRAGRTAPGSCYRLWDVHEEHVMPAATRPEIVDADLSSLALELADAGIGDPLQLRWLDAPKAAPFAAARALLTQLGALDAQGRITPHGKRMASMPLAPRLAHLLLMAATRGETMAGAAIAALLEERDVLRADGGRPPADLRLRTELLRRDGDGGTSAGLFGASVDRDATRRARQSMQDLLRRGDFGAVDAKAPWSDDDIGALLALAFPDRVAQRRSGPEPRYLMRNGSGAILEKRDGLHDAPWLAIAELEGQPPEYRIVRAAPITLEEITADFSEQYVREPRAWWDDTTRSVRATLRTTLGALVLEEKPWRDVAADTVRAALITHLQRIGVDAWPWSDGATRLRERLMFLHRQDVSWPDVSDDALLVSLEEWLGPFLENVRNWSQLESLDWHEALASLVPWSQRAALDRLAPTHIEVPSGSRIAVDYHDTEAPVLAVKLQECFGWTTTPTLFDGRVPLTMHLLSPAQRPVQVTRDLAGFWKGSYFEVRKELRGRYPRHPWPDDPLTAVPTRRAKPRGQ